From a region of the Methanothermobacter sp. genome:
- a CDS encoding TIGR02253 family HAD-type hydrolase: protein MLKAVFFDIDDTLYDTSGFARLARKAALNVMIDAGLPLTQDEAYKLLREIIAEKGSNYDKHFNVLTKTVFGEEKPLLIALGMITYHNVKFALLRPFPNTTSTLIHLKSRGYRLGVISNGITIKQWEKLIRLGIHHFFDEVVTSDEVGFEKPNIRIFEEALRRMGCKPERSIMVGNKFNEDILGATNAGMSAILVNSELTDEERDLIEKRGLDVTVINDISELKEIL from the coding sequence ATGCTGAAGGCGGTTTTTTTTGACATTGATGACACACTCTATGACACATCAGGATTTGCCAGACTTGCAAGAAAGGCTGCCCTGAATGTGATGATAGATGCGGGTTTACCCCTGACACAGGATGAGGCATACAAACTTCTGAGGGAGATAATCGCTGAAAAGGGCTCCAACTATGATAAACATTTCAATGTGCTCACAAAGACGGTTTTTGGTGAGGAAAAACCCCTTCTCATTGCCCTTGGAATGATAACATATCACAACGTCAAGTTCGCGCTTCTCCGGCCATTCCCCAATACAACATCAACGCTTATACACCTAAAGAGCAGGGGATACAGGCTGGGGGTCATATCCAACGGTATAACAATAAAGCAGTGGGAGAAACTGATAAGGCTGGGGATACACCACTTCTTCGATGAGGTCGTCACCTCAGATGAGGTTGGCTTTGAGAAACCAAACATCAGGATCTTTGAGGAGGCCCTCAGAAGGATGGGCTGCAAACCTGAAAGATCCATTATGGTTGGCAACAAGTTCAATGAGGACATACTGGGGGCAACCAACGCGGGAATGTCAGCCATACTCGTCAACTCAGAGCTTACAGATGAAGAGCGGGATCTCATTGAAAAGAGGGGCCTTGATGTTACTGTCATCAATGACATCAGCGAACTTAAGGAGATTCTCTAG